Proteins from a genomic interval of Trichoderma breve strain T069 chromosome 2, whole genome shotgun sequence:
- a CDS encoding acetyltransferase (GNAT) domain-containing protein, giving the protein MASINLRFRQATVEDARQIQQLVESAFRAIDSRPDWTGNAELASTFRISVEEVMPRIVNPDNAVLMALDDADNLVASIEVAKRGINCGRISMIAVNERYQKGGVGRSVLAYAEAYSRQTWNVEKFSLNALSTRKTLIEWYMRQGYQKTGETSPFPRERFTTVALPDDICFIEMEKDFSSTGEEGQSI; this is encoded by the coding sequence ATGGCCTCCATCAACCTCCGATTCCGCCAAGCAACTGTTGAAGACGCGAGGCAAATTCAGCAACTTGTTGAATCCGCGTTTCGCGCGATAGACAGCAGGCCGGACTGGACTGGGAATGCGGAACTCGCGTCAACCTTTCGAATCAGTGTTGAAGAAGTAATGCCCAGGATTGTCAACCCTGACAATGCGGTTCTTATGGCCTTGGACGACGCCGATAACCTGGTCGCTTCTATCGAGGTCGCCAAGCGCGGCATTAACTGTGGTCGCATTTCCATGATTGCAGTCAACGAACGCTATCAAAAAGGCGGCGTTGGACGTTCGGTCCTTGCTTATGCGGAAGCGTATAGCCGACAAACTTGGAATGTGGAAAAATTCTCACTCAACGCCCTGTCGACGCGCAAGACACTGATTGAATGGTATATGCGTCAAGGATACCAGAAGACGGGAGAAACGTCACCATTTCCACGAGAGAGGTTCACCACTGTGGCGTTGCCCGATGACATTTGCTTTatcgagatggagaaggatTTCAGCAGCACTGGTGAGGAGGGACAGTCGATCTAG
- a CDS encoding fungal zn(2)-Cys(6) binuclear cluster domain-containing protein — MSQSTSGATSSGPRRIAPGPISESASAPAAAQRRGRLPSRRIGVSVACEACRKRKTRCSGSRPKCLSCVQKGIDCHYTSANATETNSAVLKRKFREVKEKTSDYEEFYDSLRGLPDTDSQAIFQMIRGGADIKTVMRQIREGNLLLQLSLAPETQRRYEFPFVTTMPAVLLTGDNLYLKSLIFEANFYDENQQQLNIPLNSNSRTGSPQYIYTQPYHSAEIVNTRLSTVDISRWTAVSTDNELMRTLLHAYFLHEYSSYTSFQKDIFIQALIDGDKRFCSSLLVNAVLAEASHCYNGVQHREQFWNPENIGYRFLAEFRRLWELQSERTDLPTLQAAIIVNGIYVNNGIDKLGLTYLDRAIAIAEDLQIFGDNSHIEDNTLRHARNFTAWCLYKYQTIMGYYYFKVPMITNPPAFALPDPYLEPSWYGDFILKYPANNTFTSLYFPHFFNADAKFKIILNAIATSLFKPENVGRTLPANVKSHFRAQLESWLAGLSVPLHPSNIVFPPQLRLHMEYHATILTLLQTPVNNDIPSAYMPNSNANENELLQEAISAAMIRLETIVRIYYLRHSYESCNTYLTFFFSNVGFAALERLRSSEIDHERFKHLMSTLILCIKGLYDQGQHVHVASAVYRLLRNRLLPQDMRFLQGYIHWNITEDDDPLIISHVQSEWPIPIADRERDPEAAKLENLARRLNEMSVDSSRETSEENESETRYEVMK, encoded by the exons ATGTCTCAGAGTACGTCTGGCGCGACATCATCGGGCCCTCGTCGGATTGCCCCAGGCCCTATCTCCGaatcagcttcagctcctgctgctgcccaaCGCCGAGGCCGTCTACCATCTCGACGGATCGGCGTGAGTGTCGCTTGTGAAGCTTGCcggaaaaggaaaacacGA TGTAGTGGAAGTCGGCCGAAATGTCTGTCGTGCGTGCAGAAAGGGATAGACTGCCACTACACATCAGCCAACGCGACCGAAACGAACTCAGCAGTACTGAAACGGAAGTTCCGagaagtcaaagaaaagacgagcGATTATGAAGAATTCTACGACTCCCTTCGGGGTTTGCCAGACACTGACTCTCAAGCAATCTTTCAGATGATCCGAGGAGGTGCGGATATCAAAACAGTAATGCGGCAGATTCGGGAAGGgaacctccttcttcagctgtCTTTGGCTCCCGAAACACAACGTCGATACGAGTTCCCATTCGTCACTACAATGCCAGCGGTCCTCTTGACTGGGGACAACCTATATCTCAAGTCCTTAATCTTCGAGGCAAACTTTTACGACgaaaaccagcagcagctgaataTACCCCTGAATTCAAATAGCAGAACGGGATCGCCACAGTACATCTACACACAACCTTACCACAGTGCCGAGATTGTAAACACACGACTCTCTACTGTCGACATATCACGCTGGACGGCTGTTAGCACTGATAATGAGCTCATGAGGACCTTGCTACACGCTTATTTTCTTCATGAGTATTCTTCATACACGTCATTTCAGAAAGATATTTTCATCCAGGCCCTTATAGACGGTGATAAGCGATTCTGCTCCTCGCTTCTCGTAAACGCCGTCTTGGCCGAAGCATCG CATTGCTACAATGGGGTACAACATCGCGAACAATTCTGGAATCCTGAGAATATCGGTTATCGCTTCCTTGCAGAATTTAGACGACTCTGGGAGCTACAGTCAGAAAGGACAGATCTTCCAACACTACAAGCCGCCATAATTGTTAATGGCATATACGTAAACAATGGCATAGACAAGCTGGGGCTGACATACCTAGACAGAGCAATCGCCATAGCAGAAGACCTGCAGATATTTGGTGATAATAGCCACATTGAGGACAATACTCTAAGACACGCAAGAAACTTCACTGCTTGGTGTCTTTATAAGTATCAGAC CATAATGGGCTATTACTACTTCAAAGTTCCTATGATTACAAACCCGCCTGCATTCGCCCTTCCCGATCCATATTTGGAACCATCGTGGTATGGCGACTTCATTCTAAAATATCCTGCAAATAACACCTTCACCTCGCTCTATTTTCCACATTTCTTCAATGCAGACGCAAAGTTCAAAATTATTCTCAACGCCATTGCGACTTCATTATTCAAGCCAGAGAACGTTGGGAGAACTCTACCAGCCAATGTGAAGTCGCATTTTCGAGCCCAACTGGAATCGTGGCTAGCTGGTCTCTCGGTACCATTACATCCCAGTAATATTGTCTTTCCACCACAATTAAGATTGCA TATGGAATACCACGCCACCATCTTGACACTATTGCAGACGCCTGTCAATAATGACATACCTTCCGCATACATGCCTAATTCTAACGCAAATGAGAATGAATTATTACAAGAAGCCATTTCGGCAGCTATGATTCGGCTAGAAACCATAGTCCGCATCTACTATCTACGACATAGTTACGAGTCTTGCAACACTTATCTTacgtttttcttctctaaCGTAGGCTTTGCCGCGCTGGAAAGACTAAGGTCTTCTGAAATTGATCATGAGCGTTTCAAGCATTTGATGTCAACATTAATTCTTTGCATCAAGGGTCTGTATGACCAAGGACAACATGTGCACGTAGCCTCTGCCGTATATCGGCTGCTACGTAATCGTTTATTGCCTCAGGATATGAGGTTCTTGCAAGGATATATCCATTGGAATATTACGGAAGATGATGATCCTCTGATTATATCACATGTCCAATCTGAATGGCCAATACCTATTGCTGACCGAGAGAGAGACCCAGAGGCGGCAAAATTGGAGAATCTTGCACGACGACTCAACGAAATGTCGGTAGACTCTTCAAGAGAGACAAGTGAAGAAAATGAATCTGAAACGAGATACGAGGTTATGAAATGA